In Pseudomonas fluorescens NCIMB 11764, a single window of DNA contains:
- a CDS encoding IclR family transcriptional regulator, which yields MAGSQIERVFNVLESLTRDPRGLPMQMLAEQLDIPKSATHRLLAELIRLGYVRQNPENQRYHLSTKLVAMGFRYLAGSGADIVQPVLDRLAQETGELVRLGLIEGERQIWIAKSQGARSGLRYDPDMGRDAPLFYTASGHAWLACMSDAEALSLVERQGGDRPKDLGPNAPRSNIELLERLRLAREQGYAWVEESSAVGTSAIAAVVRHPTDGRVIGVLSIAGPSARMPGARLHELAPLLLKFTEELSAASLASEFFN from the coding sequence ATGGCCGGCAGTCAGATCGAACGTGTCTTCAATGTGCTCGAAAGCCTCACCCGTGACCCTCGCGGTTTGCCTATGCAGATGCTCGCGGAGCAACTGGACATCCCTAAAAGCGCCACCCACCGTTTGCTCGCGGAGCTGATTCGGCTGGGTTATGTGCGGCAGAATCCGGAGAATCAGCGGTATCACTTGTCGACCAAACTGGTCGCGATGGGTTTTCGTTACCTGGCGGGCAGCGGCGCCGATATCGTTCAGCCCGTGCTGGATCGTCTGGCCCAGGAAACCGGGGAACTGGTGCGTCTTGGGCTCATCGAAGGTGAGCGGCAGATCTGGATCGCCAAATCCCAGGGCGCACGTTCGGGGTTGCGTTACGACCCGGACATGGGGCGTGATGCGCCGTTGTTCTACACGGCTTCGGGCCATGCGTGGCTGGCCTGCATGAGCGACGCCGAGGCCTTGTCGCTGGTGGAACGCCAGGGTGGCGACCGGCCGAAAGACCTGGGACCGAACGCACCGCGGTCCAACATTGAACTGCTGGAACGGCTGCGGCTGGCGCGGGAGCAAGGCTACGCCTGGGTCGAGGAAAGTTCGGCGGTGGGCACTTCGGCTATTGCGGCCGTGGTACGGCACCCCACCGATGGGCGGGTGATTGGCGTACTGAGCATTGCCGGCCCAAGCGCGCGGATGCCGGGAGCCCGACTTCATGAGTTGGCCCCTCTTTTGCTGAAATTTACCGAGGAATTGTCTGCAGCAAGCCTGGCGTCTGAGTTCTTCAATTAA
- a CDS encoding DMT family transporter, which yields MTVSTPLSGVNQPFKGILLIVVATFLFSSHDALSKYLSGFYPIVMVVWARYVVHTLLMAGIFLPQSGLRVLRTKRPSLQLMRALCLLGTSLFFTTGLQYIPLAEATAVNFLAPVLVTALSVPLLRERVTRGQWIAVICGFVGVLIIVHPGGDLFTPAVLLPLCSALFFCFYQLLTRKLSEIDSPTTSNFFAGLCNTLVMSALVPFFWQVPSIGHGVMMVALGACGMTAHLFLTQAFRHAAPALLAPFGYCQIVFAGLLGWLLFSHTPTLTTVVGIAVICCSGLAAAWQQSRK from the coding sequence ATGACCGTCAGCACCCCGCTCTCCGGCGTAAACCAACCCTTCAAAGGGATTCTGCTGATCGTCGTCGCCACCTTCCTTTTCTCCAGCCACGATGCCTTGTCGAAATACCTTTCGGGGTTCTACCCGATTGTCATGGTGGTCTGGGCCCGTTACGTGGTTCACACCTTGTTGATGGCCGGGATTTTTCTGCCGCAATCCGGGCTGCGCGTCCTACGCACTAAACGGCCATCGCTGCAGTTGATGAGGGCGTTGTGTCTGCTGGGCACCAGTCTGTTTTTCACCACCGGCTTGCAGTACATCCCGTTGGCCGAAGCCACGGCGGTCAACTTTCTCGCACCGGTTCTGGTGACTGCACTGTCGGTGCCGCTGCTGCGTGAGCGCGTCACCCGCGGCCAATGGATCGCGGTGATCTGCGGATTTGTCGGTGTGTTGATCATCGTCCACCCCGGTGGCGATCTGTTCACGCCAGCGGTTCTGCTGCCGCTCTGCTCGGCGCTGTTTTTCTGCTTCTATCAATTGCTCACCCGCAAGCTCAGTGAGATCGACAGCCCGACCACCAGCAACTTCTTTGCCGGCCTGTGCAACACTCTGGTGATGAGCGCATTGGTGCCCTTTTTCTGGCAAGTGCCGAGCATTGGGCATGGAGTGATGATGGTGGCGTTAGGCGCCTGCGGGATGACGGCGCATCTGTTTCTGACCCAGGCTTTCCGCCACGCCGCGCCTGCGTTGCTGGCGCCGTTCGGGTACTGCCAGATTGTGTTTGCCGGGTTGCTGGGCTGGTTGCTGTTTTCCCACACCCCGACGCTCACGACGGTGGTCGGGATTGCGGTGATTTGCTGCAGCGGGTTGGCGGCGGCGTGGCAGCAAAGCCGCAAGTAG
- a CDS encoding MFS transporter — protein sequence MAVGKTRWGMLALVFFATTLNYIDRAALGVMQPILAKEMSWTAMDYANINFWFQVGYAIGFVLQGRLIDRVGVKRVFFCAVLLWSLATGAHGLATSAVGFMVCRFILGLTEAANYPACVKTTRLWFPAGERAVATGIFNAGTNVGAMFTPMLLPLILHVWGWQAAFLCMASLGGIWLLFWGLKYFNPEDHPSVKQSELDYIQKEVEPEQARVPFSRILRMRGTWAFALAYSITAPVFWFYLYWLPPFLNQQYNLGINVTQMGIPLIIIYLTADFGSVGGGILSSFLIGRGMNPIKARLMSMFLFACCIVGVIMAAGSSSLWVAVFAISLAIGAHQAWTANIWSLVMDYTPKHMMSTVFGFGGMCAAIGGMFMTQLVGHILTITNNNYTVLFTMIPAMYFIALIWMYFMAPRKIPTVTE from the coding sequence ATGGCTGTCGGCAAAACCCGTTGGGGCATGCTGGCGCTGGTGTTTTTCGCCACCACCCTGAACTACATCGACCGCGCCGCACTGGGCGTCATGCAGCCCATTCTCGCCAAGGAAATGAGCTGGACGGCGATGGACTACGCCAACATCAACTTCTGGTTCCAGGTCGGTTACGCCATCGGTTTCGTGCTGCAAGGCCGGCTGATCGACCGGGTCGGCGTGAAGCGTGTGTTCTTCTGCGCGGTGCTGCTCTGGAGCCTGGCGACCGGCGCCCATGGCCTGGCTACCTCGGCGGTCGGCTTCATGGTCTGCCGCTTTATCCTCGGGCTGACCGAAGCCGCCAACTACCCGGCCTGCGTGAAGACCACGCGGTTGTGGTTCCCGGCCGGCGAACGCGCCGTGGCCACCGGCATTTTCAACGCCGGCACCAACGTCGGTGCGATGTTCACGCCGATGCTGCTGCCGCTGATCCTGCATGTGTGGGGCTGGCAGGCTGCGTTCCTGTGCATGGCATCACTGGGCGGGATCTGGTTGCTGTTCTGGGGCTTGAAGTACTTCAACCCGGAAGATCACCCGAGCGTCAAACAGTCGGAGCTGGACTACATCCAGAAGGAAGTCGAACCGGAACAGGCCCGCGTACCGTTCTCGAGAATCCTGCGCATGCGTGGCACCTGGGCCTTCGCCCTCGCCTACTCGATAACGGCACCGGTGTTCTGGTTCTACCTGTACTGGCTGCCGCCCTTCCTTAATCAGCAATACAACCTGGGCATCAACGTGACCCAGATGGGTATCCCGCTGATCATCATCTACCTCACGGCCGACTTCGGCAGTGTCGGCGGCGGCATCCTGTCCTCGTTCCTGATCGGCCGTGGCATGAATCCGATCAAGGCGCGACTGATGTCCATGTTCCTGTTCGCCTGCTGCATCGTCGGCGTGATCATGGCCGCCGGTTCGAGCAGCCTGTGGGTGGCGGTGTTTGCGATTTCCCTGGCCATAGGTGCACACCAGGCCTGGACAGCGAACATCTGGAGCCTGGTGATGGACTACACGCCTAAACACATGATGAGTACGGTGTTCGGTTTCGGCGGCATGTGCGCCGCCATCGGCGGGATGTTCATGACCCAATTGGTCGGCCACATCCTGACCATCACGAACAACAACTACACCGTGCTGTTCACCATGATTCCGGCGATGTACTTCATCGCGCTGATCTGGATGTACTTCATGGCGCCGCGCAAGATTCCGACCGTTACTGAGTAA